In one window of Candidatus Zixiibacteriota bacterium DNA:
- a CDS encoding thrombospondin type 3 repeat-containing protein, with translation MRFKSYNPILMILCFIAVQIAAVPAQSVETAGLYLTDKVSIRHVDEQPETATIERQKYEFSADQLSPTGGDKDANAVSYLHPALTDDGSGNLIRLYEFFDGVSPISTMFVNGSDDDGLNWTECCWYDLYGSTYPSLDYWGAFTQFFGTFVPPSSFYNGSALMLLEFDDPTDPLTWDVYWAPYSLLGWYGMTMVDIACNSGGESWEYGFHSAILSRVYPSEATLRDAPHIFYLFNSSGTTAGSHFSNVDSCKTTSADIDPITLKTYAVYDRFEWEKDQYQMFVRQDVFSDWSAGTDAAELMFGDTNSHMRYPAIAAYDNNVVLVAAVYQDSLPGNVDLVCWSTNVGDVDSLYTVTPVAVTADSENFPELSHVENSTFVCCFVKNDALFATRTTDNGLIWNPPEQVSADSETVVAEYRAADIGGGGAKVIYEFTLTGSDDVHIGIVSLLTLDSDGDGVFFFDDNCPDVPNASQTNNDADIFGDACDNCPNFSNPLQEDFDGDGIGDSCDVCPFDSLNDPDGDGICETIDNCPGWPNPLQEDTDADGAGDACDNCVSVYNPGQTDVDGDGVGDSCDTCTDIDGDGFGNPGFPANTCPDDNCPLTFNPSQADSNFDGIGDACDHACGDADGSGGVDIDDPVFLINYIFAGGPPPENPAAADPDCSGAIDIDDVVYLIAYIFSSGPAPCASCP, from the coding sequence ATGAGATTCAAGAGCTACAATCCGATTCTGATGATTCTCTGCTTTATAGCAGTTCAAATCGCAGCAGTTCCTGCGCAGTCCGTTGAAACCGCAGGATTATACCTCACAGACAAGGTCTCAATCAGGCATGTAGATGAGCAACCGGAGACGGCAACGATTGAACGGCAGAAGTACGAATTCTCGGCCGATCAATTGTCGCCAACCGGGGGAGACAAGGATGCCAATGCTGTCTCATACCTGCATCCGGCACTGACCGATGATGGGAGTGGGAATCTTATCAGGCTGTACGAGTTTTTCGACGGCGTGTCGCCTATCAGTACAATGTTCGTGAACGGTTCCGATGACGATGGTCTGAACTGGACCGAGTGCTGTTGGTATGATCTGTACGGATCTACATATCCATCGCTCGATTACTGGGGCGCTTTCACTCAGTTCTTCGGCACATTTGTACCTCCATCGTCATTCTATAATGGCTCTGCGTTGATGTTGCTCGAATTTGATGACCCGACGGATCCATTGACATGGGATGTTTACTGGGCACCCTATTCGCTGCTGGGCTGGTATGGTATGACGATGGTCGATATTGCATGTAATAGCGGAGGTGAGTCGTGGGAGTACGGCTTCCATTCGGCGATCCTTAGTAGAGTCTATCCGTCCGAGGCAACACTTCGAGACGCGCCACACATCTTCTATCTATTCAATTCGAGTGGCACTACTGCTGGCAGTCATTTCTCGAATGTCGATAGCTGCAAGACAACATCGGCTGACATCGATCCGATCACACTCAAAACCTATGCTGTCTATGACCGCTTCGAATGGGAGAAGGATCAGTACCAGATGTTTGTACGACAGGATGTGTTCAGTGACTGGAGTGCCGGCACAGATGCTGCTGAATTGATGTTTGGTGATACGAACTCTCACATGCGGTATCCAGCCATTGCGGCATACGATAATAATGTAGTGTTGGTAGCGGCCGTCTATCAAGACAGTCTTCCCGGAAATGTCGATCTCGTCTGCTGGTCGACTAATGTCGGAGATGTCGATAGCCTCTACACGGTGACTCCGGTCGCAGTGACGGCTGATTCCGAGAACTTCCCCGAGCTGTCTCATGTTGAAAATTCTACGTTTGTCTGCTGTTTCGTGAAGAATGACGCGCTCTTTGCGACTCGCACGACGGACAACGGCTTGATTTGGAACCCGCCGGAACAAGTGAGTGCCGACAGCGAGACTGTTGTCGCAGAGTATAGAGCGGCCGATATCGGTGGCGGTGGCGCGAAAGTGATCTACGAGTTCACGCTGACGGGTAGCGATGACGTCCATATCGGCATCGTGTCTCTCTTAACTCTCGACTCCGATGGAGATGGTGTCTTCTTCTTCGATGATAATTGTCCCGACGTTCCTAATGCTTCACAGACAAACAACGATGCCGATATTTTCGGCGATGCATGCGACAACTGCCCCAACTTCTCCAATCCTTTGCAGGAGGATTTTGATGGCGATGGCATCGGCGATTCGTGCGATGTATGCCCGTTTGATTCACTCAATGACCCTGATGGTGATGGAATCTGTGAGACCATCGATAACTGTCCCGGTTGGCCGAATCCTCTTCAGGAGGATACGGATGCAGATGGTGCAGGCGACGCGTGTGACAATTGTGTATCTGTATATAATCCGGGTCAGACTGATGTCGACGGTGATGGCGTCGGCGATTCATGCGATACATGCACTGATATTGACGGGGATGGATTTGGCAATCCGGGATTCCCGGCAAATACATGTCCCGACGATAATTGTCCGCTGACATTCAATCCGTCTCAGGCTGACAGCAACTTCGACGGCATCGGGGATGCGTGCGATCATGCCTGCGGAGATGCTGACGGAAGCGGCGGGGTTGATATCGACGACCCGGTATTCCTGATCAATTACATTTTCGCAGGAGGCCCTCCTCCCGAGAACCCGGCAGCAGCCGATCCCGATTGCAGCGGCGCTATCGATATCGATGATGTCGTTTATCTGATAGCGTATATATTCTCGAGCGGCCCTGCACCATGCGCTTCGTGCCCATGA
- a CDS encoding superoxide dismutase, with protein MAIVLPELPFAKNALEPHISARTLEFHHDKHHAAYVTNANKMIAGTDLETSKLETIIEKTAGSADKAGIFNNAAQVWNHSFYWECMKPGGGGPATGKIAKLIENDLGGYDKFVEAFKNAGATQFGSGWAWLVLDGGTLKITKTPNAATPLVEGHKALLTVDVWEHAYYLDYQNKRPDYLSIYVEHLINWDFVNSLL; from the coding sequence TTACCGGAACTACCGTTTGCAAAGAATGCGCTTGAGCCGCACATCAGCGCTCGCACGTTAGAGTTCCATCATGATAAGCACCACGCAGCGTATGTCACAAACGCCAACAAGATGATCGCAGGCACCGATCTCGAGACATCCAAACTGGAGACAATCATCGAGAAAACTGCTGGGTCTGCCGACAAAGCTGGGATTTTCAATAATGCGGCGCAGGTATGGAATCATTCGTTCTACTGGGAATGCATGAAGCCGGGCGGCGGTGGTCCCGCTACAGGTAAGATTGCCAAGCTGATCGAAAACGATCTCGGTGGTTACGACAAATTCGTCGAGGCTTTCAAGAACGCCGGTGCAACCCAATTCGGTAGCGGATGGGCATGGCTGGTTCTCGATGGCGGAACGCTCAAGATCACGAAGACCCCGAATGCCGCGACGCCGCTGGTTGAAGGTCATAAGGCGCTGTTGACGGTCGATGTCTGGGAGCACGCGTACTATCTCGATTACCAGAACAAGCGCCCCGATTATCTGTCGATCTACGTAGAACATTTGATCAACTGGGATTTCGTCAATTCACTGCTATAA